In the Nitrospirota bacterium genome, one interval contains:
- a CDS encoding BamA/TamA family outer membrane protein: protein MTILHGLLAVVILFLVVNGGMLPDCARADVQYFPVPAVSSSKNDGNDAGLILPILVTEPDGELKYIIAPMLIQNSIVGTRGTINLFRYEPGGREMRLIGSYTEEIERKLLFSYTDPAFSQGRYSLNFGASFFKNATARFFGLGQATSESAETNYTAREGRANWRFGVHANEVTQIAIGQRFRQVTLQGGGATDLPYTGNQFPSVDGVQGETLILGHRATFFYDTRDNLISPTDGMAVTAYAELNQNIRNGDHPVYSRYELEIKKLLPSESKHAILIMRADLQATIGDQVPFFEQSSLGGQNNLRGYGVDRFIDKNLVALSIEERIHLARAKVAGVMADFEIAPFLDTGQVFNDFKDVSFKDYRLTPGVGFRGIVRPNVVGRVDYGYSQEGGAVFAGLDFPY from the coding sequence ATGACGATCCTGCACGGCCTCCTTGCCGTTGTCATCCTGTTCCTTGTGGTGAACGGCGGCATGCTGCCGGACTGTGCCCGGGCTGATGTCCAATACTTTCCGGTTCCCGCTGTGTCCAGCAGCAAGAATGACGGGAATGACGCCGGCTTGATCCTTCCGATTCTGGTCACTGAGCCTGATGGAGAGCTCAAATACATTATCGCTCCGATGCTCATTCAAAATTCTATCGTGGGGACTCGCGGGACGATCAATCTGTTTCGATACGAGCCAGGGGGACGGGAAATGCGGCTCATCGGATCCTATACGGAGGAGATCGAGCGGAAACTGTTATTCAGTTACACCGATCCGGCCTTCAGTCAAGGGCGCTACTCGTTGAACTTCGGTGCCTCGTTTTTCAAGAACGCCACGGCTCGGTTTTTCGGTTTAGGGCAAGCGACCTCAGAGTCAGCGGAGACGAATTACACCGCGCGCGAAGGGCGGGCGAACTGGCGTTTCGGGGTCCATGCGAATGAAGTCACTCAGATTGCCATTGGTCAGCGATTCCGTCAAGTGACTCTGCAGGGGGGTGGGGCAACGGATCTTCCCTATACGGGCAACCAGTTCCCTTCCGTCGACGGCGTTCAAGGCGAAACCCTCATTCTTGGACACCGGGCGACGTTCTTTTACGATACGCGCGACAATCTTATCTCGCCGACCGATGGGATGGCCGTGACGGCCTATGCAGAACTGAACCAAAATATCCGCAACGGCGATCATCCCGTCTACTCCCGTTATGAGCTCGAGATCAAGAAGCTGCTACCGAGTGAGTCGAAACACGCGATTCTCATCATGCGGGCGGATCTTCAGGCTACGATTGGGGACCAAGTACCGTTCTTCGAGCAAAGCTCCTTGGGAGGGCAAAACAATTTGCGAGGCTATGGTGTCGATCGCTTCATCGACAAGAATCTTGTCGCGCTGAGTATCGAAGAGCGTATTCATCTGGCACGAGCGAAGGTGGCGGGGGTGATGGCGGACTTTGAGATTGCGCCGTTTCTGGATACGGGACAGGTGTTCAATGATTTCAAAGACGTGAGTTTTAAGGATTACCGTTTGACACCCGGTGTAGGGTTCCGCGGAATTGTTAGGCCCAACGTCGTCGGACGCGTTGACTACGGCTATAGTCAGGAGGGTGGAGCGGTCTTTGCCGGACTCGACTTCCCATACTGA
- a CDS encoding DUF3187 family protein, giving the protein MPDSTSHTDPSSRGIIGRAIFGLALLVWLLSFVCAQPSPVKAEGFGPFPVRNFQPFQQLVLTVPGDRAAVVKQGTLDVRLELAETASIYDDNSPPMNVTVKFETLRSGLFLRYGATDRLELGLEVPVLYRYDGFMNGAIKGVERATTGLNPDQAALENTSYVFNVTRNGQTIMSGGPGATGLGDTTLMSKYQFLKEGAAMPAVSLRGAVKLPTGDQSAFFGSGSPDFGLGLAAEKLVAGRWILYGNVTGVVPTGTIAGFGLHPTLSGLAAIEYLWSENLSVTAHFNYYSSPFSGTGSNVFDKDVTESVLGFSYRVAQPLLWQVYAVENLDFIRGSAADFTLSTVLTYRFES; this is encoded by the coding sequence TTGCCGGACTCGACTTCCCATACTGATCCATCGTCGCGAGGTATCATTGGTCGCGCGATATTTGGTCTGGCGCTGCTCGTCTGGCTCCTCTCCTTCGTCTGTGCCCAGCCATCGCCGGTCAAGGCGGAGGGGTTCGGTCCGTTTCCTGTCAGAAATTTCCAGCCCTTTCAGCAGCTGGTGTTGACTGTTCCAGGCGACCGCGCCGCCGTCGTGAAACAGGGTACTCTGGACGTACGGTTGGAACTTGCGGAGACGGCCAGTATCTACGACGATAATTCGCCGCCGATGAACGTGACTGTCAAATTTGAAACTCTCAGGTCCGGCCTCTTTCTTCGTTATGGTGCCACGGACAGATTGGAACTCGGGCTAGAGGTGCCGGTTCTCTATCGGTACGATGGATTTATGAATGGAGCCATTAAGGGGGTCGAGCGGGCCACGACTGGCTTGAATCCGGACCAAGCTGCGCTTGAGAACACCAGCTACGTGTTCAATGTCACTCGGAACGGTCAAACAATTATGAGCGGAGGTCCTGGTGCGACAGGGTTGGGGGATACGACGCTGATGAGCAAATATCAGTTCCTGAAGGAGGGGGCGGCGATGCCGGCTGTTTCCCTCCGTGGCGCGGTGAAGTTGCCGACGGGTGATCAATCGGCTTTTTTCGGAAGCGGAAGTCCTGATTTCGGATTGGGTCTCGCGGCTGAAAAACTTGTGGCTGGCCGATGGATACTCTATGGTAACGTGACCGGAGTTGTCCCGACCGGAACCATAGCAGGTTTTGGCCTGCACCCTACCCTGTCCGGGCTTGCGGCCATCGAATATCTCTGGTCAGAGAATCTGTCGGTCACAGCCCATTTTAACTACTATTCATCGCCATTTTCCGGGACCGGCTCGAATGTATTCGACAAGGATGTGACAGAATCAGTCCTAGGGTTCAGCTATCGCGTAGCCCAGCCTCTGTTGTGGCAAGTCTATGCAGTCGAAAATCTCGACTTCATTAGGGGGAGCGCAGCCGACTTCACGCTCTCGACGGTGTTGACCTATCGATTTGAGTCATGA
- a CDS encoding 1-deoxy-D-xylulose-5-phosphate synthase, with translation MSILKTIHSPADLKRLSPTQFPALCQELREQIIGVVSNVGGHLASNLGVIELTVALHSLLNTPKDKIVWDTSNQAYAHKLLTGRREGFHTLRQYGGLSGFCKREESEYDTFNAGHAGTGVSAAYGMVEARDQLKQRHKVVCIVGDGAMTAGMTLEGLQHAGGLGKDFLVILNDNQMSISKNVGAISSYLNRTITGDFYDKMREETGQLLGKIPHIGQDVQKWARRAEELAKGAILPGLLFEELGFRYAGPIDGHNFEHLLPTLENVLKMKGPVLLHVVTKKGLGYEPSVKNPVWFHACPPFVRETGVPAKKAARPSYTQIAIESLVKLARADKRIVAITAAMCEGTGLNIFEKEFPDRLYDVGIAEQHAVTFAAGLATQGLRPVVALYATFLQRAYDQVVHDVATQNLPVTFCIDRGGLVAEDGTTHHGAFDYAFLRHIPNMVVMAPKDENELQHMMKTCVLHDGPASVRYPRGLSLGVAMDKEPEALPVGKGELLRDGTEVAIVAIGVPVSPAVTAAKRLEEEGISAAVINARFVKPLDQDLIVEVAKRVRYVVTVEEGCKMGGFGSAVLEALSDGGVTGVTTKILGLPDWYIEQGPQDFLRERYGLTADGIYQSVKELIDKTPAVPREQFTFASSLDRLPHGDEQGS, from the coding sequence ATGTCGATTTTGAAGACCATTCACAGTCCGGCTGATCTGAAACGGCTATCGCCAACGCAGTTTCCAGCCTTGTGCCAGGAGCTGCGGGAACAGATTATCGGCGTGGTATCCAATGTTGGAGGTCACCTGGCCTCGAACCTTGGAGTCATTGAACTGACTGTGGCCCTACATTCTCTGCTCAACACCCCCAAAGATAAGATCGTGTGGGACACGAGCAATCAAGCCTATGCACACAAGCTGCTGACGGGACGCCGCGAGGGGTTCCATACGCTCAGGCAATACGGAGGGTTGAGCGGTTTTTGTAAGCGTGAGGAAAGTGAATACGATACGTTCAATGCAGGCCATGCGGGAACCGGCGTATCCGCTGCCTATGGCATGGTCGAGGCGCGTGACCAGTTGAAACAGCGACACAAGGTCGTCTGCATTGTTGGTGACGGGGCGATGACGGCCGGGATGACGTTGGAAGGTTTGCAGCATGCCGGAGGGCTGGGAAAGGATTTCCTGGTCATTCTGAACGATAATCAAATGTCCATTTCGAAGAACGTCGGAGCCATTTCCTCCTACTTAAACCGGACCATCACCGGAGACTTTTATGACAAGATGCGGGAGGAGACAGGGCAACTGCTGGGGAAAATCCCCCATATCGGTCAGGACGTGCAAAAGTGGGCCCGCCGGGCTGAAGAGCTGGCCAAGGGAGCAATCCTTCCAGGGCTGCTCTTCGAAGAGCTCGGGTTCAGGTATGCCGGGCCGATCGATGGACATAACTTCGAGCATCTGTTGCCCACCTTGGAAAATGTATTGAAGATGAAGGGGCCTGTATTGCTCCATGTCGTGACGAAAAAAGGGCTGGGCTATGAGCCCTCGGTGAAGAATCCTGTGTGGTTCCATGCCTGTCCGCCCTTTGTGCGGGAGACCGGGGTGCCGGCAAAGAAAGCTGCGCGGCCGTCCTATACGCAGATTGCCATCGAATCATTAGTCAAGCTGGCCCGAGCGGACAAGCGGATCGTCGCGATTACAGCTGCAATGTGTGAAGGGACTGGCCTGAATATTTTCGAGAAAGAGTTTCCGGACCGGCTCTATGACGTCGGGATTGCCGAACAGCATGCAGTGACGTTTGCCGCAGGTCTTGCGACCCAAGGCCTCCGTCCGGTGGTGGCCTTGTATGCCACCTTCTTACAGCGTGCGTACGACCAGGTGGTGCACGATGTCGCGACACAAAACCTGCCAGTGACCTTCTGCATCGATCGCGGTGGACTGGTTGCGGAAGACGGGACGACACACCACGGGGCATTCGATTACGCATTTCTGCGACACATTCCAAACATGGTCGTCATGGCGCCGAAGGATGAAAATGAGCTGCAGCATATGATGAAAACCTGCGTCCTGCACGATGGGCCTGCTTCGGTGCGCTACCCGCGTGGACTCAGCCTGGGCGTCGCGATGGATAAGGAGCCGGAGGCATTGCCGGTCGGAAAGGGTGAGTTGTTGCGCGATGGCACGGAGGTGGCGATTGTGGCCATCGGTGTGCCGGTCTCCCCTGCCGTGACAGCGGCGAAGCGGCTTGAAGAAGAAGGTATTTCTGCGGCAGTGATTAATGCCCGTTTTGTGAAGCCTCTGGACCAGGACTTAATCGTCGAGGTAGCGAAGCGGGTTCGATACGTGGTGACGGTTGAAGAAGGCTGCAAAATGGGAGGGTTCGGCTCAGCCGTGCTTGAAGCCCTGTCCGATGGCGGCGTGACCGGTGTGACGACAAAGATTTTGGGGTTGCCGGATTGGTACATCGAGCAAGGGCCGCAGGATTTCCTGCGCGAACGATATGGGTTGACGGCGGACGGGATCTATCAGAGCGTGAAAGAGTTAATCGACAAGACACCAGCTGTGCCACGAGAACAGTTCACCTTTGCGTCATCGCTCGACCGGCTTCCGCATGGAGATGAGCAGGGAAGCTGA
- the ispG gene encoding flavodoxin-dependent (E)-4-hydroxy-3-methylbut-2-enyl-diphosphate synthase gives MHITRRKTRQIQVGKVKIGGDAPVSVQSMCSTDTRDTAATIEQIRQLEAAGCEVIRVAVPDDEAAAALPKIKAAMTVPLIADIHFDHRLALKAAKVVDCVRINPGNIGAWWKVEEVIKAVNDHNIPIRVGVNGGSLERDLLDKYGWPSPEALAESALNAVHALEDVGFTNMKVSLKASDVHHAIDAYWLFAHQSDYPLHIGITEAGTAMTGAVKSTMGLGYLLSQGIGDTLRVSLAADPVEEVKVGFEILKSLELRHRGINVIACPTCGRVEIDVVRMANELEKKLGHIKTPLNVSVLGCVVNGIGEGKEADIGIAGGEGKGILFKKGKLVRKVPIEELMDTLIYEVELMAKEKDAEGNGEVIAPSSEGWESLNPASDRSSTLGKEIPVLSSKR, from the coding sequence ATGCATATCACGAGACGGAAAACCAGGCAGATTCAAGTCGGCAAGGTCAAGATCGGCGGAGACGCCCCTGTGTCCGTTCAGTCGATGTGTTCGACGGATACGCGCGATACCGCTGCGACGATCGAGCAAATCCGCCAGCTGGAGGCAGCAGGGTGTGAAGTGATCCGTGTCGCCGTGCCGGACGATGAAGCGGCGGCTGCGCTGCCCAAGATCAAAGCAGCCATGACCGTCCCACTGATTGCGGACATTCATTTCGATCATCGACTGGCATTGAAAGCCGCGAAGGTTGTGGACTGCGTCCGGATCAATCCTGGCAATATCGGGGCCTGGTGGAAAGTCGAAGAAGTCATCAAGGCTGTGAACGATCACAACATTCCAATCCGCGTGGGAGTCAATGGCGGCTCGCTGGAGCGGGATCTGTTGGACAAGTACGGGTGGCCCTCACCGGAAGCGCTGGCTGAGTCTGCGCTCAATGCCGTCCATGCCCTCGAGGATGTGGGCTTCACGAACATGAAGGTGTCCCTGAAGGCGTCGGATGTACACCACGCAATCGATGCCTACTGGTTGTTCGCCCACCAGTCGGATTATCCGCTGCATATCGGAATTACAGAGGCAGGAACAGCGATGACCGGGGCAGTCAAATCCACCATGGGTCTCGGGTACTTGCTCTCGCAGGGGATCGGCGACACCTTGCGTGTATCGCTTGCGGCTGATCCGGTCGAGGAAGTGAAGGTGGGATTCGAAATCTTGAAGTCGCTCGAACTGCGGCATCGAGGGATCAATGTCATTGCCTGTCCGACCTGTGGCCGTGTAGAGATCGATGTGGTCAGAATGGCCAATGAACTGGAAAAGAAGCTCGGCCATATTAAGACCCCCCTCAACGTATCGGTCCTCGGCTGTGTCGTGAACGGGATCGGCGAAGGGAAGGAAGCGGATATCGGGATCGCTGGAGGCGAAGGCAAGGGTATCTTATTTAAGAAGGGCAAGCTTGTCCGCAAGGTGCCGATCGAAGAGTTGATGGATACGCTGATTTATGAAGTCGAGCTGATGGCCAAAGAAAAAGATGCTGAAGGAAACGGGGAGGTCATTGCTCCTTCGAGTGAAGGATGGGAGTCCCTTAATCCTGCATCAGATCGGTCCTCGACACTCGGAAAAGAAATTCCAGTTCTCTCCAGTAAGCGGTAG
- the hpnH gene encoding adenosyl-hopene transferase HpnH, whose amino-acid sequence MAVPLSQMATVTKYVLAQKMKGVKRYPLVLMLEPLFRCNLACAGCGKIQYPDHVLDKRLTPEQCWAAAEECGAPIVSIPGGEPMIHPEMPKIVRGLVEQKRYIYLCTNAILMERKLDEYQPSKFLTFSVHMDGLKDEHDLAVCRDGVYDVAVKAIKAALKRGHRVTTNTTLFDDANPERVRKFFDAMTELGVEGMMISPGYSYQKAPDKQHFLKRERTRELFSRILGNPKKEWQFNQSPLFLDFLMGRREYQCTPWGNPTYNVFGWQKPCYLLQEGYAKTFRELMDSTEWNHYGTGRNEKCADCMVHCGYEPSAVEDTFGTMSGFGRTVKLTMVPTSR is encoded by the coding sequence ATGGCCGTTCCACTTTCCCAGATGGCTACTGTCACGAAGTATGTGCTTGCCCAGAAGATGAAAGGGGTGAAGCGGTATCCTCTCGTGTTGATGTTGGAACCCCTATTCCGTTGCAATTTGGCCTGCGCCGGCTGCGGAAAAATTCAATATCCTGATCATGTGCTGGACAAGCGGCTCACCCCCGAGCAGTGTTGGGCGGCGGCGGAGGAATGTGGTGCTCCGATCGTCAGTATCCCAGGCGGCGAACCCATGATCCATCCCGAGATGCCCAAGATTGTCCGTGGGTTGGTTGAGCAGAAGCGGTATATCTATCTCTGCACCAATGCAATTTTGATGGAGCGAAAACTCGACGAGTATCAGCCTTCAAAGTTCCTGACATTCAGCGTCCATATGGATGGCCTGAAGGACGAACACGATTTAGCTGTGTGTCGAGATGGTGTCTATGACGTGGCGGTGAAGGCGATCAAGGCGGCACTGAAGCGGGGACACCGCGTTACGACCAATACGACTCTCTTCGACGATGCCAATCCCGAGCGGGTGAGGAAATTTTTCGATGCCATGACGGAGCTCGGCGTCGAAGGCATGATGATCTCGCCTGGCTACAGTTACCAGAAAGCGCCGGACAAGCAGCATTTTCTGAAGCGAGAACGCACGAGGGAATTATTTTCTCGTATTTTGGGGAACCCAAAGAAGGAGTGGCAGTTCAATCAATCACCACTCTTCTTGGATTTCTTGATGGGGCGGCGGGAGTATCAATGCACCCCCTGGGGTAATCCGACCTATAACGTGTTTGGATGGCAGAAGCCCTGCTATTTGCTGCAAGAAGGCTACGCGAAGACGTTCCGTGAATTGATGGACAGCACGGAATGGAATCACTATGGAACAGGGCGGAATGAGAAATGCGCCGATTGCATGGTGCATTGCGGGTATGAACCGTCCGCAGTCGAAGATACGTTCGGAACGATGTCCGGGTTCGGCCGGACCGTCAAGCTGACGATGGTCCCCACCTCGCGATGA
- a CDS encoding cytochrome c, with translation MKQFRVLQLAVLVGVGLFLTACGGEGGGEGPIVPPPPAPAEWADKHMPSDWWTDAAKLEEGRKLYTGETNPDVNCGSCHGKDGKPTKAGARDFRVSDRMKLYSDSVWAWRIAEGVPNTKMKAWKSKLSEEDIWKLVLFTASYGLPGKRWDTATKSWVDAASASAAPTAVPAVQEPAGK, from the coding sequence ATGAAACAGTTTAGAGTCTTGCAGCTGGCAGTCCTCGTGGGAGTAGGGCTTTTCCTGACGGCATGTGGAGGAGAAGGAGGTGGGGAAGGGCCGATCGTCCCGCCGCCGCCGGCCCCTGCTGAGTGGGCTGACAAACATATGCCGTCTGACTGGTGGACCGACGCGGCCAAACTCGAAGAAGGGCGCAAACTTTACACCGGTGAGACAAATCCTGATGTGAATTGTGGGAGCTGTCACGGTAAGGATGGGAAACCGACCAAGGCCGGCGCCCGAGACTTTCGCGTCTCGGATCGGATGAAGCTCTATTCCGACTCAGTGTGGGCCTGGCGGATCGCCGAAGGAGTTCCCAATACAAAGATGAAGGCATGGAAGAGCAAGCTGTCGGAGGAAGATATCTGGAAGCTTGTGTTGTTTACGGCGAGCTACGGGTTGCCTGGGAAGAGATGGGACACCGCAACGAAATCTTGGGTTGATGCGGCAAGTGCCTCGGCAGCTCCTACTGCAGTTCCCGCTGTTCAGGAACCGGCCGGCAAGTGA